From Streptomyces cyaneogriseus subsp. noncyanogenus, the proteins below share one genomic window:
- a CDS encoding chitinase translates to MDPVRRRRRGRIRTWSGAVAAAVVLSGTAAVGQASAADVNNVKNAGFEAGLSNWTCSAGSGTTVSSPVHGGSAALKATPAGQDNARCTQTVAVKPGSTYSLSSWVQGGYVYLGVSGTGTTDVSTWTQAASGWKELRTSFTTGPSTTSVTLYTHGWYGQAAYYADDVSVYGPDGGGGGDPEPSVPAAPGGLGVSGTTASSVSLRWNAVSGATGYTVYRDGTKVTAVSGTSATVTGLAAATSYSFQVTATNAAGESAKSAAVTGRTAESGDGGGGGALPKHAVTGYWQNFDNGATVQRISDVPAHYDIIAVAFADATSTPGAVTFNLDTAGLKGYTVDQFKADIRAKQAAGKKVIISVGGEKGTVAVNSAASATAFADSVYALMQTYGFDGVDIDLENGLNATYMTQALRALSAKAGPSMILTMAPQTIDMQSTSNSYFQTALNVKDILTVVNMQYYNSGSMLGCDGKVYSQGTVDFLTALACIQLEGGLAPSQVGLGLPASTRAAGGGYVAPSVVNNALDCLTKGTGCGTFKPARTYPGLRGAMTWSTNWDAATGNAWSNAVGPHVHALP, encoded by the coding sequence GTGGACCCCGTACGCAGACGGCGCAGAGGACGGATACGGACGTGGTCGGGTGCCGTGGCCGCCGCTGTCGTGCTCAGCGGCACGGCAGCCGTCGGACAGGCGTCGGCCGCGGACGTCAACAACGTCAAGAACGCCGGGTTCGAGGCCGGGCTGAGCAACTGGACCTGTTCCGCGGGCAGCGGGACCACGGTCTCCTCGCCCGTGCACGGCGGCTCGGCCGCGCTGAAGGCGACGCCGGCCGGGCAGGACAACGCCCGGTGCACCCAGACGGTCGCCGTCAAGCCCGGCTCGACGTACTCGCTGAGCTCCTGGGTGCAGGGCGGCTATGTCTACCTGGGCGTCTCGGGCACCGGCACGACGGACGTGTCGACCTGGACGCAGGCCGCGAGCGGCTGGAAGGAGCTGCGGACCTCCTTCACCACCGGGCCGTCGACGACCTCCGTGACGCTGTACACGCACGGCTGGTACGGGCAGGCCGCCTACTACGCCGACGACGTGTCCGTGTACGGGCCGGACGGGGGCGGTGGCGGCGATCCGGAGCCGTCGGTGCCGGCCGCGCCGGGCGGGCTGGGCGTGTCGGGGACCACCGCCTCCTCCGTGTCGCTGCGGTGGAACGCCGTGTCGGGTGCGACCGGCTACACCGTCTACCGGGACGGGACGAAGGTGACCGCCGTGAGCGGCACGTCGGCGACCGTGACCGGGCTCGCCGCCGCCACCTCGTACTCCTTCCAGGTCACCGCCACCAACGCGGCCGGTGAGTCGGCGAAGTCGGCGGCCGTGACCGGGCGGACGGCGGAGTCCGGGGACGGAGGCGGCGGCGGGGCGCTGCCCAAGCACGCCGTCACCGGCTACTGGCAGAACTTCGACAACGGCGCGACGGTGCAGCGGATCTCCGACGTGCCCGCCCACTACGACATCATCGCCGTCGCCTTCGCGGACGCGACCTCCACGCCGGGTGCCGTCACCTTCAACCTGGACACGGCGGGGCTCAAGGGCTACACCGTCGACCAGTTCAAGGCCGACATCAGGGCCAAGCAGGCCGCCGGGAAGAAGGTCATCATCTCGGTCGGCGGCGAGAAGGGCACCGTGGCGGTGAACAGCGCCGCCTCGGCGACCGCCTTCGCCGACTCGGTGTACGCGCTGATGCAGACGTACGGCTTCGACGGCGTCGACATCGACCTGGAGAACGGGCTGAACGCCACCTACATGACGCAGGCGCTGCGCGCCCTGTCGGCCAAGGCCGGGCCGTCGATGATCCTCACCATGGCGCCGCAGACCATCGACATGCAGTCGACGTCCAACTCCTACTTCCAGACGGCGCTGAACGTGAAGGACATCCTCACGGTCGTCAACATGCAGTACTACAACAGCGGATCCATGCTGGGCTGCGACGGCAAGGTCTACAGCCAGGGCACCGTGGACTTCCTGACCGCGCTGGCCTGCATCCAGCTCGAAGGCGGGCTCGCCCCCTCCCAGGTGGGTCTCGGGCTGCCGGCCTCCACCCGCGCCGCCGGCGGCGGCTACGTGGCGCCGAGCGTCGTCAACAACGCGCTGGACTGCCTGACCAAGGGCACCGGCTGCGGCACCTTCAAGCCGGCCCGGACCTACCCCGGCCTGCGGGGCGCCATGACCTGGTCGACCAACTGGGACGCCGCGACCGGCAACGCCTGGTCGAACGCGGTGGGGCCGCATGTGCACGCGCTCCCCTGA
- a CDS encoding Nramp family divalent metal transporter, translated as MADTTGHTKDTGAPRDFDAAPRKSSWRYIGPGIVVAATGVGAGDLVATLIAGSNFGYTLLWAAVLGCLVKISLAEAAGRWHLSTGRTLFDGWASLGRWTTWFFVAYVVIWGFVYGAAAMSSSALPLQALFPDVMDLKWWGAACGVVGLVFVWFNKYAVFEKVMTVLVGVMFVVTVYLAIRVTPNLGDAFAGLLPVLPDEKDSILNTLGLIGGVGGTITLAAYGYWVNAKGWTDTGWMKVMRLDNRVAYATTGVFVIAMLFVGAELLHSANIAIASGDKGLVQLGDILEDEYGTATAKFFLIGFFATSFTSLIGVWHGVSLMFADFVARYRTRGELKGEEVAAGARERSWPFRAYLLWLTFPPIVLLFQGQPFRLIIIYGVLGAAFMPFLALTLVWLLNSSRTPREWRNGPLSNAMLAVAGLLFLVLCVKQIWDQPWSEFF; from the coding sequence ATGGCGGACACCACGGGACACACCAAGGACACCGGCGCCCCACGCGACTTCGACGCGGCGCCCCGCAAGTCGAGCTGGCGGTACATCGGCCCCGGCATCGTCGTCGCCGCGACCGGGGTCGGGGCCGGCGACCTCGTGGCCACCCTCATCGCGGGCAGCAACTTCGGCTACACCCTCCTGTGGGCCGCGGTCCTCGGCTGCCTGGTGAAGATCTCCCTCGCGGAGGCGGCCGGGCGCTGGCACCTGTCCACCGGCCGCACCCTGTTCGACGGCTGGGCGAGCCTGGGCCGCTGGACGACGTGGTTCTTCGTCGCCTACGTCGTGATCTGGGGCTTCGTCTACGGCGCGGCGGCGATGTCGTCCAGCGCGCTGCCGTTGCAGGCCCTCTTCCCGGACGTGATGGACCTCAAGTGGTGGGGCGCGGCCTGCGGCGTGGTGGGCCTGGTCTTCGTCTGGTTCAACAAGTACGCGGTCTTCGAGAAGGTCATGACGGTCCTGGTGGGCGTCATGTTCGTGGTGACCGTCTACCTCGCGATCCGGGTCACGCCGAACCTGGGCGACGCGTTCGCCGGGCTGCTCCCCGTCCTCCCGGACGAGAAGGACTCCATCCTCAACACCCTCGGCCTGATCGGCGGCGTCGGCGGCACCATCACGCTGGCCGCGTACGGCTACTGGGTCAACGCCAAGGGCTGGACCGACACGGGGTGGATGAAGGTGATGCGGCTGGACAACCGGGTCGCCTACGCCACGACCGGCGTCTTCGTCATCGCCATGCTCTTCGTCGGCGCCGAGCTGCTGCACTCCGCGAACATCGCCATCGCCAGCGGCGACAAGGGGCTGGTCCAGCTCGGTGACATCCTGGAGGACGAGTACGGCACGGCCACGGCGAAGTTCTTCCTGATCGGCTTCTTCGCCACGTCCTTCACCTCGCTGATCGGCGTGTGGCACGGCGTGAGCCTGATGTTCGCCGACTTCGTGGCCCGCTACCGCACGCGCGGAGAGCTGAAGGGCGAGGAGGTCGCCGCCGGGGCCCGGGAGCGCTCCTGGCCCTTCCGCGCCTACCTGCTGTGGCTGACCTTCCCGCCCATCGTCCTGCTCTTCCAGGGCCAGCCCTTCCGCCTGATCATCATCTACGGCGTCCTCGGCGCGGCCTTCATGCCCTTCCTCGCCCTGACCCTGGTCTGGTTGCTCAACTCCTCCCGCACACCGCGCGAGTGGCGCAACGGCCCGCTGAGCAACGCCATGCTCGCCGTCGCCGGGCTGCTGTTCCTGGTGCTGTGCGTGAAGCAGATCTGGGACCAGCCGTGGTCGGAGTTCTTCTAG
- a CDS encoding SigE family RNA polymerase sigma factor, whose translation MRQVRADEYAEFATARAGHLYRSACLLTAGDTHLAEDLVQETLGRLYVRWPRVARVGNPAGYAQTVLTRAFLAHQRRRGSTERATDVFPDLPGAADGDASLRLTLLAALARLSAKDRAVVVLRYWEDRSVEETAAVMNVSSAAVRTRCVRALARLRELLGEELAEYSRP comes from the coding sequence ATGAGACAGGTCCGCGCGGACGAGTACGCCGAGTTCGCGACGGCGCGCGCCGGGCATCTGTACCGCTCCGCGTGCCTGCTGACCGCCGGTGACACCCACCTGGCGGAGGACCTCGTCCAGGAGACGCTCGGTCGGCTGTACGTCCGCTGGCCGCGCGTGGCCCGGGTCGGCAATCCGGCCGGGTACGCGCAGACCGTGCTCACCCGTGCCTTCCTCGCCCATCAGCGGCGCCGGGGCAGCACGGAGCGGGCGACCGACGTCTTTCCCGACCTGCCCGGCGCCGCCGACGGGGACGCCTCCCTGCGGCTGACGCTGCTGGCGGCGCTGGCCCGCCTCTCCGCCAAGGACCGGGCCGTGGTGGTCCTGCGGTACTGGGAGGACCGCTCCGTCGAGGAGACCGCCGCCGTCATGAACGTCAGCTCGGCCGCGGTGCGCACCCGCTGCGTCCGCGCGCTCGCCCGGCTGCGGGAGCTGCTCGGCGAGGAGCTCGCGGAGTACTCCAGACCCTGA